AATCCACGATACCGGCCGTCGAACAGCAGATTGCCATCGTGGAAAACGGCATTTCCATTCTGCTTGGACGCAATCCTGGGCCGATTCCGCGTGGCAAGTCGGTGAGCGAACTCGTGCTTCCCGTCATCCCGGCGGATCTGCCTTCGACACTGCTCGAGCGGCGGCCCGATATTCTGCAGGCCGAACAGAATCTGGTCTCCGCCAATGCGAACGTCGGCGCCACGCGCGCGCTTTACTATCCCACGATCTCGTTGACTGGGGCGCTGGGTTCGGTCAGCACGGCCTTCGGCGACTTCCTTTCCGGGCCTGCCGCGCTCTGGTCGATCGCAGCAGGAGTGACCGGGCCGATCTTCACCTCAGGCGCCATTGAAGGCCAGGTGCAGTCGGCCGAGGCGCAAAAGCGCCAGGCCGAACTGGTCTACAGGCAGACGGTGCTGGGCGCGTTCAACGACACCAACAACGCGCTCGTCAGCTCACAGAAGACCATCGAGCAGACCGGGTTTCAGCAACAGCGTGTCGATGCGCTGCGTGAATATGCACGATTATCGAGTCTCAAGTTCGAAGACGGCCTGGTTGGCTATCTCGAAGTGCTGATATCCGAAAACGACCTGTTCTCCGCCGAGCTTGCCCTCGCCAGCCTGCAGGCCTCGCGCTATAACCAGGTGATCAGCGTGTATCAGGCCATGGGCGGCGGCTGGGTCGATATCGCCGATTCGCGTACGCCTGTGTCCCTGAGCGCCGACCGAAAGGGCAATGCCCCGCAGGGCAGGTGAATTCACACAGGCTGTAAAGACATGGTTGTGCGTTCATGGAACTACGCCGCATTACTTGCCGCGACTTCGTTGCTGTTGATTGGCGGCTGCGCGACACGGCCTGTGAACCCAGCGATCATTCGATACGACCCGCAGCAAATGAGCCCGTTCGACCGGCTGGAGGGAAACCGGCGCGGCAGGCAGGACATGGTCATTCTGGCCTTCTCCGGTGGCGGAATGCGTGCGGCCGCGTTTTCATACGGAACGCTGGAGACGCTGCAGCGTATCGAAGTGACGGGCGCGTCGGGCGAGAAGATCCGCTTGCTCGATGAGGTGGATCTGATCACCGGAGTCTCCGGCGGCAGCTTCACCGCGCTGGCGTACGGGTTTTACGGCAGGCATCTGTTCGACTTCTATGAGGACCGCTTTCTCAAGCGCAATGTGCAGGGCGAACTCATCGCCCGTATTCTGAATCCGGTGAACTGGCCCGCGCTGGCTTCCGCGCGCTGGAGCCGCTCCGAGCTTGCAGCGAAGCTGTATGACGAAGTCCTGTTCAACAATGCGACATTCGCCGAACTCGAGCGCAAGGGCGGCCCGATGATCGCGGTCAGCGCAACGGAACTGACGACGGGATCGCGCATCGTGTTTCTCCAGCAGAACTTCGACGTCATGTGTGCGGATCTCGGCCCAATCAAGCTTTCGCGTGCGGCGGCGGCATCTTCGGCGGTGCCGGTCGTGCTGGCTCCGATCACGATCAACAACTACGGCGGCACGTGTGGCTACGAAGAACCCGATTGGAGTCACGCGCTTGCCAGTGCCGACACGGTGCAACGATCCGCGAGCCGTATCCTCAATCGATTGCAGGATTTACGCGAAATCGTCGACTCGACCCAGAACCCGTATTTCCACCTCGTCGATGGCGGCATCTCCGACAATCTGGGGCTAAGGGGCGTGCTGGATTTCATCGGAACATTCGAGGCGCTCCACGAAGCCGGGCAACCCGCGCCGCTCGACAACGTACGCAGACTCATTATTTTCGTGGTGAACGCTGCGTCGTCTCCGTCGACCAGCTGGAATCTTTCGGAACGTCCTCCAGGCGCCATCAGGACGCTTGTCCAGGCGGTTGGCGTGCCGATCGACCGGTTTTCCAGCGAATCAGTCGAGCTATTGCAGGACATCAAGGCTCGATGGGCGCTGTTGGGCCAGATCCGCAACTCCGAGGCGTTCAGGGGCAACAAGGACCCTACGCTGGCCCGGGCCGTGGAAGCGCCCGATACCGATATCTATGTCGTGAACGTGTCATTCGACGCACTGGCCGACCAAGCCGAGCGGGACGGCTTGAATCAATTGCCGACTTCACTTGCGCTGCCGGATGAGGCAATCGATCGCTTGCGCAACGCGGCGAGCACGATCATCCTGGCCTCCCCGGAATTCCAGGCCGCTCTCAAGGCTGCGGGTGCGCGAATTGTCGACCAACCTGAAACCGGCAAGGTCGAACGGGACGCCGTACCGGCAGAAAACAACAAGGCGGAAGCGCCATAGCGCCGCCCAGTGCCCCTGGAACGCGATTAACCGAATGAAGCTCGAACCTCCCTTATCGGGGGGCAACTGAATATCACGATTTCACAGGCGGCCTATACTCCGATGGCCTGATGGTGAATCGTCCGTCTATTGGCAGTGTGGTGCGCTAACCTGGTAGAGGGGAAGAAGTTCAAGGCCACTCTGTGTTTTGAAGTTGCTTCCAAGAGAAAGCCAATGCTACGCACGTCGCTGAAGGTAATAAAAATATGCGTGTCGATTCTGGTCGTGCTCGCGTTACTCGCACTGGGTTTGCGAGCCTGGTCTTCGCTGCGCGGCCCGGAACTATCGGTCTGGCACACCTACGTACCGCGCGAGATGAGCGTCGAGGAAATGGACGCCGGTGACTGGAATGCGTACATGCGGGAGGAGTCGCGGCTGTTCGAGGATGTGCGCGTCAACGTCGTCGAAAAGGTCAAACCCTCTGAGCGAGTCCCGTCGAATCGATACTACGAAGGCGCACCGATCTATCCAGAGCACTTCGCTGAGGACTGGAACCGCTCATACATACTGGAACCAGCCGGACCGCCGGTTGGTGCGGTGGTGCTGCTGCATGGCATGACGGACTCGCCCTATAGTTTGCGTCACATCGCGCGCAACTATCGTGACCGGGGCTTTGTCGCGATTGCCATCCGTTTGCCTGGACACGGTACCGTGCCTGCGGGACTGACCAGCGTCACGTGGCAAGAGTGGGCCGCGGCAACGCGGCTCGCGGTTCGCGAAGCGCGCCGGCGCGTGGGCCCGGACAAGCCGCTCGAACTGATAGGCTTCTCGAACGGCGGCGCGCTTGCCCTGCAGTATGCGATGGACGCCATCGAGAACCCCGCGCTCACGCCTCCCACCCGGCTCGTGCTCATTTCGCCGATGATCGGCGTCACCCGTTACGCGCGGTTTGCGGGCCTCGTGGGACTACCCGCGGTGTTGCCTGCGTTCGCGCGGGCCGCCTGGCTCGGCATCGTGCCGGAATTCAACCCCTTTAAATACAACTCGTTCCCCGTAAACGCCGCGCGTCAGTCCTGGCTGCTTACCAGCGCCATCCAGGAGCAGATGGCGCGGCTTGAGCGCGAGAATCGGTTGAATACGCTCCCGCCCGTACTGACGTTTCAGTCGGTTACCGATTTCACGGTCAGCACGCCTGCTGTCATGTCGTCGCTGTATGACAAGCTTCCCGAAAACGGCAGTGAAATCGTGTTGTTCGACGTGAACCGCAGCGTGAGTTTCAGAACCTTCCTGCGCGTCGCGTCCTATTCGGCGCTCACGCGGCTGCTGCGTATCGGGCCGCAGAACTATCGCACCACGGTCATTGCAAACGCGTCACAGGATTCGGCTCATACGGTCGAACGCAGTGTCGATGCCGGCAGTGTGGTCACTCACGTTCGGCCTTTGGACATTGACTATCCTCCGGATATTTTTTCGTTATCGCATGTTGCGATTCCGTTCCCCGTGACTGATTCGCTCTACGGTATCAAGCCGGGCGACGACGAGAACTTCAACGTCAACCTTGGTACGCTCGCCCCGCGCGGAGAACGCGGCACGTTGATTCTGACGCTCGACTCGATGTTCCGGATTGCGTCGAATCCGTTCTTCCCGTATCTCCTGCAACGCATTGACGAGGGCATCGGCAAGATGCCTTCTCCGGTTGTCAATTCACCGACGCGCACTCATGAGACCGCCGCCGGAAAGCCGGAGGATCCCGCAGAAGAGTTGAGGGAACTCGAGCAGACCGGCG
The nucleotide sequence above comes from Paraburkholderia flagellata. Encoded proteins:
- a CDS encoding patatin-like phospholipase family protein — encoded protein: MSPFDRLEGNRRGRQDMVILAFSGGGMRAAAFSYGTLETLQRIEVTGASGEKIRLLDEVDLITGVSGGSFTALAYGFYGRHLFDFYEDRFLKRNVQGELIARILNPVNWPALASARWSRSELAAKLYDEVLFNNATFAELERKGGPMIAVSATELTTGSRIVFLQQNFDVMCADLGPIKLSRAAAASSAVPVVLAPITINNYGGTCGYEEPDWSHALASADTVQRSASRILNRLQDLREIVDSTQNPYFHLVDGGISDNLGLRGVLDFIGTFEALHEAGQPAPLDNVRRLIIFVVNAASSPSTSWNLSERPPGAIRTLVQAVGVPIDRFSSESVELLQDIKARWALLGQIRNSEAFRGNKDPTLARAVEAPDTDIYVVNVSFDALADQAERDGLNQLPTSLALPDEAIDRLRNAASTIILASPEFQAALKAAGARIVDQPETGKVERDAVPAENNKAEAP
- a CDS encoding alpha/beta hydrolase, whose product is MLRTSLKVIKICVSILVVLALLALGLRAWSSLRGPELSVWHTYVPREMSVEEMDAGDWNAYMREESRLFEDVRVNVVEKVKPSERVPSNRYYEGAPIYPEHFAEDWNRSYILEPAGPPVGAVVLLHGMTDSPYSLRHIARNYRDRGFVAIAIRLPGHGTVPAGLTSVTWQEWAAATRLAVREARRRVGPDKPLELIGFSNGGALALQYAMDAIENPALTPPTRLVLISPMIGVTRYARFAGLVGLPAVLPAFARAAWLGIVPEFNPFKYNSFPVNAARQSWLLTSAIQEQMARLERENRLNTLPPVLTFQSVTDFTVSTPAVMSSLYDKLPENGSEIVLFDVNRSVSFRTFLRVASYSALTRLLRIGPQNYRTTVIANASQDSAHTVERSVDAGSVVTHVRPLDIDYPPDIFSLSHVAIPFPVTDSLYGIKPGDDENFNVNLGTLAPRGERGTLILTLDSMFRIASNPFFPYLLQRIDEGIGKMPSPVVNSPTRTHETAAGKPEDPAEELRELEQTGDDYSEP
- a CDS encoding efflux transporter outer membrane subunit; its protein translation is MRTLTRAAIFAAATSCLGGCISVGPDYSRPEVAVPATWRVDLPEAEEVVDTAWWEQFDDPVLNDLIQTALEGNLDVRIAAARIDQFIGLLRAARSQGLPQIGYGANVSRNRTSEVGMPPLSPVLDPVFNLYQGMLSASWQIDLFGRVRRLTEAAQAQVYASEQAQRGVVLSLVTGVATSYITLRGLDRQLEIARATASNFGETLRIFELRYRDGLVSQTELSQVRSQYKLAQSTIPAVEQQIAIVENGISILLGRNPGPIPRGKSVSELVLPVIPADLPSTLLERRPDILQAEQNLVSANANVGATRALYYPTISLTGALGSVSTAFGDFLSGPAALWSIAAGVTGPIFTSGAIEGQVQSAEAQKRQAELVYRQTVLGAFNDTNNALVSSQKTIEQTGFQQQRVDALREYARLSSLKFEDGLVGYLEVLISENDLFSAELALASLQASRYNQVISVYQAMGGGWVDIADSRTPVSLSADRKGNAPQGR